The Roseibium sp. Sym1 nucleotide sequence CCGTAGCAGTTGAGCCGTTCGCGCTCGACGACAATGCCGGTGGCAGGACCCTGGAAGGTCTTCACATAGGCGGTCGGCAGGCGCATGTCCTCCAGGCGGAGGGCCTTGAGCGGCTTGAAGCCGAAGACATTGCCGATGATCGAGGCCGTGAGGTTGGCGATTGAGCCCGGCTCGAACAGGTCGAGGTCATAGGCGATATAGGCAAAGAACTCGCCGGGGCTGTTCGGGACCGGATCGACCCGGTAGGCCTTGGCGCGGTATTTCTCGCAGGCCGTCAGCCGGTCGGTCCACACGACCGTCCAGGTCGCCGTCGAGCTTTCGCCGGCAACGGCGGCAGCTGCTTCCACCTCGTCGACGCCGTCCTGCGGCGTGATCCGGAACAGGGCGATCACGTCCGTGTCCTTCGGCGTGTAGTCGGGTTCCCAGTAGCCCATCTGGGCGTATTTCATGACACCGGCGGAATATCTCTTCTTGGCATCGGTGACCGTCTTGACCTTGTCGAGCATGATGAAGGTTCCTCTTCTTTGAAAATGTCAGGCCGCCCGCGAGGTGGCGATCTGCGGATCGAGCGCGCCCGAGGCGTAACGGGCGGCCATGTCGTCGAGGGAGACCGGCCGGATCCTGCCGGCCTGGCCGGCGGTGCCGAAGCGTTCGAAGCGATCGCGGCAGAGCGTCTCCAGCTCGTCCATCGCCGGGATCATGAACTTGCGCGGGTCGAATTCCGCCGGCTTGTCACGGGCGAGCTTGCGGAACTGCCCGGTCATGGCCATGCGGCAGTCGGTGTCGATGTTGACCTTGCGCACGCCCATCTGGATGCCGCGCTCGATCTCCTCGACCGGTACGCCATAGGTCTGGGGCATTTCGCCGCCGTTTTCGTTGATGAGATCCTGCAGGTATTGCGGCACGGAACTTGAGCCGTGCATCACCAGGTGGGTCGAGGGCAGGTTCCGGTGGATCGCCTCGATGGTGGCCATCGACAGGATGTCGCCATCGGGCTTGCGGGAGAACTTGTAGGCGCCGTGGCTGGTGCCGCAGGCAATCGCCAGCGCGTCGCATTTGGTGGCGAGCACGAAGTCGACCGCCTGGTCCGGATCGGTCAGGAGCTGATCCTGGCTGAGCTTGCCTTCCGCGCCCGAACCGTCTTCCTCGCCGGCCTCGCCGGTTTCCAGCGATCCGAGCACGCCGAGTTCGCCTTCCACGGAGGCGCCGACCGCGTGGGCGGCCTGCGTCACGCGGCGGGTGATCCCGACATTGTAGTCGTAGCTCGCCGGGGTCTTCATGTCCTCTTCCAGCGAGCCGTCCATCATCACAGAGGTGAAGCCGTGGCGGATGGCGGAAAGGCAGGTGGCTTCGTTGTTGCCGTGGTCCTGGTGCATCACGATGGGGATGTCCGGATGCATCTCGGCGAGGGCGGCGACCATGTTGCGCAGCATGATGTCGCCGGCATAGGAGCGGGCGCCGCGGCTCGCCTGCAGGATCACGGGCGCGTCGCAGCCGGCCGCCGCGCGCAGGATCGCCAGGCCCTGTTCCATGTTGTTGATGTTGAACGCCGGCACGCCGTAGCCGTGTTCGGCGGCGTGATCGAGGAGTTGCCGGAGAGTGATGAGTGCCATGGTGGTCTCCCGAAGGTTAGAGCAGTGTCTTCGCGGCATTGGCAACCGCGGCCGGGGTGATGCCGAAATGGTCATAGAGGTCGGGGGCAGGGGCCGAGGCGCCGAAGCCGGTCATCCCGACAAAGGCGCCGTCGGAGCCGATCAGCGCATCCCAGCCCTGGCGGACCGCAGCTTCGACACCGACACGGGGCACCGTTCCGAGCACCGCGGCGCGGTAGGCCCGGTCCTGTTTGGCGAAGAGTTCGAAGGACGGCGCGGAGACGACGGCGGCCTTGATGCCGTTCACCGCCAGGAGGTCCGCGGCGGCGAGCGCGATCTCGACTTCCGAGCCGGTCGCGATCAGCGTGACGTGACGGTCTCCGTCCGGTTCCTTCAGCACATAGGCGCCGCGGCGGGTCCTGTTCTCGATCGTGTGCTCGGTGCGCAGGGTCGGAAGTCCCTGGCGGGACAGGCACAGCACGGTCGGCGTCGTCCGCGAGGTGCCCGCGATTTCCCAGGCTTCGGCGGTCTCGACCGCGTCGGCGGGGCGCAGGACCGTGAGGTTGGGCATGGCGCGAAGCGATGCCAGGGTCTCGACAGGCTGGTGGGTCGGACCGTCCTCGCCAAGACCGATGCTGTCATGGGTCATGACATAGGCAACGGGTACGCCCATGAGGGCGGAGAGCCGGATGGCCGGGCGGCAATAGTCGGCAAAGGCGAGAAAGGTGCCGCCATAGGCAAAGAACCCGCCATGGAGGGCGATGCCGTTCATGGCCGCCGCCATGCCGTGTTCGCGGATACCGTAATGCAGGTAGCTGCCGCGATAATTGTCCCGGGAAACGGCGCGCATGCCGCCGGTCCGCGTGTTGTTGGAGCCGGTCAAGTCGGCCGAGCCGCCAATCGCATTCGGCAAGGCTGCCGCGACGACTTCCAGTGCCAGTTCGGAAGCCTTGCGGGTGGCCAGCTTCGGCGCCTCGGCGCTCAGCTTTTCCTTGTGCGCGGCGATGGCCGCGGCAAGTGCCCCGGTGTCGGGCCCGGCTAGGGCGGTGTCGAAACCCTGTTTCAGGGGATGGTCCTGTTTGCGGGCTTCCCAGGCAAGACGCGCCTTGCGGCCCCGGTCCGCGACATCCTCCCAGGCCTGTTTGATCGGGGCCGGGATCTCGAATGCGGGTGCTGCCCAGTCCAGGGCAGTCCGGGCGGCGGCAATCTCCTCGGCACCGAGCGGTGCGCCATGGACCTTGTGGCTGCCTGCCTTGGTCGGGGCACCTTTGCCGATCACCGTGCGACAGGCGATCATCGAGGGACGGCCGGTTTCCTCCCGGGCCGTGGCGATGGCGTTCGCGATCGCCTCGGCGTCGTGGCCGTCGACGCTCAGGACGTGCCAGCCGGCAGCCTCGAAACGCCGGGCCTGGTCCATCGAGGTCGACAGGTTCGTCGGACCGTCGATGGTGATGCGGTTGTCGTCCCAGAGGACGATCAGGCGGCCAAGACCGAGATGGCCGGCCAGGTCGACGGCCTCGTGGCTGATGCCTTCCATCAGGCAGCCGTCGCCGGCGAGCACATAGGTGTAATGATCGACGAGGTCATCGCCGAAACGGGCATTCATCATGCGTTCGGCGAGCGCCATGCCGACGGCGGTGGCGATGCCCTGGCCGAGCGGACCGGTGGTGGTCTCGATGCCCTTGGCATGGCCGTATTCGGGATGGCCGGCCGTGCGCGCGCCGAGCTGGCGAAAGGATTTCAGCTGGCCGGCATCCATGTCGTCATAACCGAGCAGGTGATGGATCGCGTAGACAAGCATGGAGGCATGACCGGCACTGAGGACGAAACGGTCGCGGTCGGGCCATGCCGGATCGGACGGGTCGATCTTCATGAAACGGCTGAACAGCACCGTGGCGACATCGGCGAGGCCCATGGGAGCACCCGGATGACCGGAATTGGCCGCCTCGACCGCGTCCATGGCCAGGACGCGAATGGCATTGGCCATCAGGGCTTCGCTGGTCTGCGTCGGGGTATGGACGTTCATGGCAAGCTCCTTCAGGCGCGTTTGGATTCGTTGACCAGGCGCAGGATCATCGGGGTGAAGATCAGCTGCATCGCCAGGTCCATCTTGCCGCCGGGGATGACGATGGAATTGGCACGGGTCATCCAGCTGTCGTGGATCATGGTCCGGAGATAGGCGAAGTCGATGCCGCGCGGATTCTTGAAGCGGATGACGACCAGGCTCTCGTCCGGGGTCGGAATCCAGCGGGCAATGAAGGGGTTGGAGGTGTCCACCACGGGCACGCGCTGGAAATTGATGTCCGTCTCGGTGAATTGCGGACAGATGCAATGCACATAGGCGTGCATGCGGCGCAGGATCGTGTCGGTTACGGCTTCGGTCGAATAGCCACGCCGGTCCTTGTCCCGGTGGATCTTCTGGATCCATTCCAGGTT carries:
- the fba gene encoding class II fructose-bisphosphate aldolase (catalyzes the reversible aldol condensation of dihydroxyacetonephosphate and glyceraldehyde 3-phosphate in the Calvin cycle, glycolysis, and/or gluconeogenesis), with translation MALITLRQLLDHAAEHGYGVPAFNINNMEQGLAILRAAAGCDAPVILQASRGARSYAGDIMLRNMVAALAEMHPDIPIVMHQDHGNNEATCLSAIRHGFTSVMMDGSLEEDMKTPASYDYNVGITRRVTQAAHAVGASVEGELGVLGSLETGEAGEEDGSGAEGKLSQDQLLTDPDQAVDFVLATKCDALAIACGTSHGAYKFSRKPDGDILSMATIEAIHRNLPSTHLVMHGSSSVPQYLQDLINENGGEMPQTYGVPVEEIERGIQMGVRKVNIDTDCRMAMTGQFRKLARDKPAEFDPRKFMIPAMDELETLCRDRFERFGTAGQAGRIRPVSLDDMAARYASGALDPQIATSRAA
- the tkt gene encoding transketolase, whose amino-acid sequence is MNVHTPTQTSEALMANAIRVLAMDAVEAANSGHPGAPMGLADVATVLFSRFMKIDPSDPAWPDRDRFVLSAGHASMLVYAIHHLLGYDDMDAGQLKSFRQLGARTAGHPEYGHAKGIETTTGPLGQGIATAVGMALAERMMNARFGDDLVDHYTYVLAGDGCLMEGISHEAVDLAGHLGLGRLIVLWDDNRITIDGPTNLSTSMDQARRFEAAGWHVLSVDGHDAEAIANAIATAREETGRPSMIACRTVIGKGAPTKAGSHKVHGAPLGAEEIAAARTALDWAAPAFEIPAPIKQAWEDVADRGRKARLAWEARKQDHPLKQGFDTALAGPDTGALAAAIAAHKEKLSAEAPKLATRKASELALEVVAAALPNAIGGSADLTGSNNTRTGGMRAVSRDNYRGSYLHYGIREHGMAAAMNGIALHGGFFAYGGTFLAFADYCRPAIRLSALMGVPVAYVMTHDSIGLGEDGPTHQPVETLASLRAMPNLTVLRPADAVETAEAWEIAGTSRTTPTVLCLSRQGLPTLRTEHTIENRTRRGAYVLKEPDGDRHVTLIATGSEVEIALAAADLLAVNGIKAAVVSAPSFELFAKQDRAYRAAVLGTVPRVGVEAAVRQGWDALIGSDGAFVGMTGFGASAPAPDLYDHFGITPAAVANAAKTLL